The DNA region AACCGCTGCCAAGACGCTCCAAACTTGGAAAGAGTTAGATGATTTTCACACGGTGATGGCTGAGACATACCACCCGATAGAGGAAGGCAACTTTGCGCCAATTCGCGCTCGAGCAGGAGAATTGGCACAGCGCGCAAAAGAGTGGGCAAATTCTTCGCCACCTGCGAACTACACCGTAAAGCCTGAATTCAAAACGGCAATGGATTCGCTGGTGAAGGAGTCGGCGCACTTGGCTGAGATAATTGCAAAGAATGCCCCAAATAGCGAAGTCAAAATTGCGCTAACGGCACTGCATGAGCGATTCCATCAAGTAGAGGGAATGTGCCAGCGAAAGTAAAGAAGCGAGGGCAAAAACACCTTTTTGCGTGAATGAATCTCACCGCAAGCAAACCATCAACCCAATGACGTTCAAAGCACGGGTTAGCGTTACGCTCCGCAAGTCTATTCTTGATGTGCAAGGCAAGGCGGTGCTGCAAGCGCTAAGAAGTCTCTCTTACCAGAGCATTAAATCGGCACGAATGGGCAAGCACATTGAGTTGGAACTGGACGCAAACTCGCCAGAGGAAGCCTATCAGATTGTAAGCGCAGCGTGCCAGAAACTCCTTGCAAATCCTGTAATGGAAGACTTTCACATTGACATTGAACCAGTGGCTGAGCAAACCAGTTCATAGCCATATCTCTGAGCGATATGTCAAAACTGCGATTTGGGATTGTGGTATTTCCGGGCTCCAACTGCGACCATGATGCCCTAACCGTCTGCCAGTCGCTTCCGAATGCAGAGGCAAGGTTACTTTGGCACAAGAACACTGACCTTGAGGGCAGCGATGTGATTATTTTGCCGGGCGGGTTTTCTTTTGGCGATTACCTTCGTCCGGGCGCCATTGCGCGCGTTTCACCTATTATGCAAGAGGTCGTGCGGCACGCCAAACTTGGCAAACCCGTGCTCGGCATCTGCAATGGCTTCCAAATTCTCTGTGAGGCAGGGCTGTTGCCGGGCGTATTGCTAAGGAACATTCACCGACGCTTTGTGTGCAAAATGGTGCATCTCAAAGTGCTGGATAATCAATCCATTTTTATGGGCGACTACCAAGTAGGTGAGGTGCTACGTATGCCAATTGCGCACGGAGATGGAAATTACTTTGCACCACCTGAAGTATTGGACGAATTGGAAGCCAACGGGCAGGTGGTGCTCAAGTATTGCGATGCCACTGGCAACATCACTGATGCGGCAAATCCAAATGGCGCCGCACGCAA from Chloroherpetonaceae bacterium includes:
- the purS gene encoding phosphoribosylformylglycinamidine synthase subunit PurS, which encodes MTFKARVSVTLRKSILDVQGKAVLQALRSLSYQSIKSARMGKHIELELDANSPEEAYQIVSAACQKLLANPVMEDFHIDIEPVAEQTSS
- the purQ gene encoding phosphoribosylformylglycinamidine synthase subunit PurQ, which translates into the protein MSKLRFGIVVFPGSNCDHDALTVCQSLPNAEARLLWHKNTDLEGSDVIILPGGFSFGDYLRPGAIARVSPIMQEVVRHAKLGKPVLGICNGFQILCEAGLLPGVLLRNIHRRFVCKMVHLKVLDNQSIFMGDYQVGEVLRMPIAHGDGNYFAPPEVLDELEANGQVVLKYCDATGNITDAANPNGAARNIAGILNREKNVMGLMPHPERAAEALLGSTDGRRLFESLVQRAVVQAM